A segment of the Orcinus orca chromosome 4, mOrcOrc1.1, whole genome shotgun sequence genome:
AAATCTAAAATCAGAGGGTGAATTGAAGAAGTAAGTAGAGATGCCAAagaaaattattatcattattatttttttttttgcggtacgcgggcctctcactgttgtggcctctcccgttgcggagcacaggctccggacgcgcaggctcagcggccatggctcatgggcccagccgctccgcgttatgtgggatcttcccggaccggggcacgaacctgtgtcccctgcatcggcaggcggactctcaaccactgcgccaccagggaaaccccaggaaAGTTATTTTTAACCACTGCCTTAGGTCCCTGGGCCAACAGCATTAGCATCACATGGGAACCGGTTAGAAATTCAAATTCTTGGGTCTTGACCTATTAAATTATAAAGTCTGGGGTTGGGGCTGGATGGCCTGTAATTTAACAAGCCCTGCAGGTGATAGTGATACAGGCTCAAATTTGAAACCCAGATGGATTCAATAAAGCTATAATTTGCAATTCTGGATTAAATTCAtcctatatacatataatatatataaaaacaggCCACCTACATATTATTTATAAATCACATATATTTGTACTTACTGCGTGCCAGGCCGAGATACTAAATTGAACAAAATACTATTCCTAGTCTCAAGGAATTTTCAGTATAGCAGGGTAATAAACGGTAATTACAATAAAATGTGGCAGGAATAAGCACAGGAGGGGCACCCAACTCGGTCTAGGGCATGAAACAAGGTTCCCTGAAAGACATATCTAAGCTGTAAACTGAAATAATCATTAACCAAGGAAAAATGCCAGGGAAGGTATTTCCAAGTAGGAATCAACATGTCCAAAAGCCTGTGGAAGACACAGCAAGGCATAATCAAGGAACTCTAGTACAATCAAGTGTAAGATAGTGAGTTGTGAGAGATAACACTGAAAAAGTGAGCAATAACAGGATTCAAGGGGCCTTCTGTTTTATGCTAAGTTGTCTGGACTTTCTATAAAGACAGTAGGAGGCCAAGGCAGGATTTTAAGAATAAGATTACATAATGTGACTTGGGTTTTACAAAGATTGCTCTGGCTGCCAAATGGAGAAAGGGTGTGGCAAGGGGTACGCAAATGAGATGTGAATACTTGCCCCACAacacagtgcacaggacaggaCCCAGACCTACAGAGGCACTGCGTTTCAGAAACATAACTCCCATATCCGATATCCCTCCCCTGCAGCCCACGGGATTGCTAGATGTCCAACGAATGCCAAGAAGATAACAGAGAGGTCCAGAGAAATACATcattcactgctgcttttataGCAACTTGCTTCTAGCCACTGAATGGGTTAGACATCCTATATATGTAGGTAAGACTACATGGTGTCAAAACATTGCCTGGCACGTGGCAGTTGTTAACATTAAGCCCCTTTAATAACAGCTATTATTTACTCAGTGCAATTATATGCTAGACACTGttaaaatgctttaaatgttCACACCTTATGGTATAGATactattttttatattcattttacaaaaaaggaaactgaagtgcATAATAGGTATGTAATCTGCCTAAGATCATGAAGTAAATAAATGGCAGATTCAGAATTCAAAATTAAGTAGTCTAAACTCTGGTGCTCATATTCACAAAAACTACATTATGTGACtatttgttgaacacctactgtaTCAGGCAGGAATGGGACTAGATACtttacatataatatttatcatCTCATAATCCTGAAAAGTAGTTATTACCATCACAATTTACATATTAGAAATTCAGTATTTACTAATTTAGGATTGCTTATATGCTATTtacaaattgcaaaataaaatttcccattgTTTTCCTAAATTAGAAATATtacttgtttaaaatttaaaaggaactGAGGAGGTCCAAACTCATATATGTGGTAAGTTAGTTTATAGGACTAGACATCGAAAAAAGACTAAGTGGctcttaaaatatttagaagaagcCCTAATTCCCACATTCAAAGGTGAGTCAACACCCCTTTCTTACCATTAAACAGGAAAAACGTTTTTAGCGAAAAGCATCATATATTTCAGTGAGGTGCAAAGATAAAAAGCTTTCTGAAAGTATTCATATATCCATATCTCTAAAACAATTCAAGTGTTGACCCACCTCTAGTGGGTGAAAGCTTAATGTGCAAATAAGTTTTTGGCATGGAGACCCTAGATGTTCTGTGATACTTAAGtacagaaatatatacatatcttcACACATACATTATTGTGCTGCTTTATAGATTTATGTATAAAATTCTGTGTTATCACTAAAATGAGATGTTTTCTGTTAAGTACGACGAGATGTTTTTGGTCCTTTTGTTTTAGAACAAGCAGGATCTTTCGAATCCCTAAATGATTCACAGATTTAAGAGTCACGAACCCGATAGCTTATTAAGAAAGCATCCAGTCCAGATAACCAAAAGAAGCTCACATTTCATTTGCCAAAGTTTAATTACCATGATCCTGTGTAACCAAATGACAGTGGAGAATTGACCTTTTGTCAATCccaaaaacaaagagcaaaaccATCTCTGGTTCTCACACGTATGTGGGAACTGCAAAGCAAGGGCTGGGAAAGGCGGTGAAGAGGAGACACCAGTTCTTACAAGTTGTCCGAGAACCCTGTGATCCAATCCTGGTTCCACACGGCTTCCTTACCGGTCCGCTTCTGGCGGAGCAAATTCCTTCGTCCAGTCGCGCCAAAATCAGTGACACCACCTCTCGCTCAAAACTCCAGCCTAACCCTCCTTACTCCCCGGAAACCCCGTGAAACAGCTCACTTCACCCATCTATTGCACAAAACCCATTTTCGAACGTCTCCCGCGAAAACCCGTGACGTCATCCGCTCGCGACCACACCAGATCAAGCTCCAATATTTAGCCCGCCCACCACCGCCCCGGAGAGAACCGCCGTTTTCAAACCGCCAATCAAATTTTTCATCGTCTGCGAGCCTCCGCGGCGGCCGCCTTCTCCGATGCCCCGCCCCGCACGCTGAGGCAGCCCACGCCTGTGACGTAAACGACAGACGCACAGTCGCTGGGCCTGTCTTTTCCGAGGCGTACGGAAGAACGGTGTCGCTCCTCCTATGACGCGAAAACAACTACGACTTTAAGGATCGGGAGACGCGAAGGACTGAAGGACGCAGTCTCTGGCCCTGTATTTTGGGAATTGGACGGAGTAAGTTCTAAGTGGACTATAGGGTCGCCCAGGTTAGGTGAGGTCTGAATTTCTCTCAGTCCTTTTTTATGCAGCCCATTCTATCATCTGTCCTCACCCCGCCCCCTCCCATCAACCGTCAGTTTGCTCGTCGTAGTGCTCTGTGCGCACGCGCAAAAGTCCTCCGGCAGCCCTTGTAGTTCCCAATTTTCAGTGATTGGGGGCGCGTGTTGTCCGGTGTTGGAAGGTTCGGGGCCGTCCAGCGTTTGGCGGCGTCCGTGCGGAAGCACGGGTACCGAGAGAGGCAGTAGTCAAAAGTGAAATTGCTTTACTTCACAGGTTCGAGTTTTGCTGGCTAAAAGATACCGAATGTGAggacttgtattttaaaattaagtcattttctttctcagaacTTTAGTCCTTGTCATTCAGAGAGCTGAAAATCCAGTTATGGAAGGAACAAATAATAAGCGTTAAATAGTGTACCGAGTACGTTAATAGACTTACTTAAGAGAAAACAGATGAGGAGGCAGTTGATTACGGGAGACGTGGTAGTGGAAGGCTAGAAAGAGTAAGATACCATTTAACCTGGGCCTTGAAAATTGTATAGAAGTTTATAAGGCAAGGAAGACGAGAAGACTCATTTAAAGCGAAGGCCCAAGAGACAAGAAAGTTTTTGGGTACTGCTGAATAGTCAGCTGTGACTAGAACAATGGTTCTTAACCTTTTGGGCACaccatttccttttaaaacatgattttaaagcTGTGGATGAGCCTCCCAGGAAAATGCATGTACatgtgaaaacattttgctacaactttttctaagaaaaattgTGGAAGACGTTGAAATggcccattatatatatatatatatatatatatatatatattcacacacacatatatgtggtGTCTTGTCTAGCTCACTGTTCAAGGTTATCTCTGCCTTTCATCGTCATTGAGCTATTTTACAATTGTGTAAGTTGTAGAAAACAATAATGGAAATCAGTCTTGCAATTATTGCCTTGATTAGTATTGCAATctattttaacaaattcatttcAACATTCCTGATTGCTTGTACTTGTGCATGTCTAATTTTTGAGTTCTCCTTTGAAAAGGAGTTTTTGAGTAATTCCTTTTAACCAGGAGTTAAAAACTCCTGGTTTTTAACACTTGGCTAGTTCCTTGGTTAATTgcttaaataaaatctttgacgtgtgatcattttatatatgtagaaGAGTCATGATTtcaccttttctttaaaatttatcttttgaaaatttCATGGGATTCACAAGAATTCTTGAAATCCCTCGCAAATTCCATGGGCTTCAGATTAAGGATTTCTGAGTCAGAACATAGAGCACATGGTAACAGGTTGCAAGAAGGTCTACTAAGAGGTAGGCAGTGTGGGAGTCAAGCATACCTGAGCTTACTTACCCAGCTAGCTTTAGCCAAGTCACTTAATCTTTGAGCCTTtgtaaaaagaagttaaaagaacCTAGAGGGATTATGAGGATTTAGAACAACGTATGTAAAGTAACTGACATTGTTACACGGtaacttttatttgtttaaagcCCATGAAAccagttcattcatttaacaattttttaaaaccacagatTATGTTACTAGAAGGTGCTGAGGAGTTTCTAATGTTGGAAGTTTTAATGTCAGAGTCAGAAAATTAGATCTGTGTTTTAGACAAGTTACACAGCTTCTGTGAAGGATGGATGACTTATAGAACAATTTATAAACTAGTTCCATACTGTTGTGACAGTAGTTGTGGAAAACAGTGGATGGAGATAAGAGCCATTCCAAAGGTTGAATTGATAGTACTTAATAACAGATTGgtaaatgataaaatgataataaataataatgcttACATATTATTGAGTGTGTGCTATATAGCAGCAATGGgaaatggtttatttattttgattaattcTTACAACTCTATTATGCAGGTAtaatttttattcacattttatagaCCATAGAAAGATGAGGTAACTTGCTCAAAATCCATACAGCTAGTAAATAGCTTGCTTGGTTAACTAAGTGGAATATGTCATCCTTAAATAAAATGAGGATGGTGAGAAGAACAGTCATGGGTAAGAAAGATAATAAGTTTGATTTGGAATATATGGAATGACAACACACATATTTGTTATCATAGGACATTGAGAAAGTAAACTATGAAGATCAAAATTGTAACAAAAATACTGCCATGTAACTTCCTGATCTTCTGCAACCATTGTGTAGGGAAGCTAACTTGTACCATAGCTTGTTATTTCCTGTTTAATTCATGTCTTCCCCTAAAGTGAAGGTATATTTGATTAtctatagaatatatttttaagattaaaatttgCAGATGAGTGTTATTCACACTAGGCAAGATTTTCTGAACTTAATTCTCCAAGCCACAAAAAATTctttaggagaaggaaagaaggagagtaTCTGGGCTGAGATATGAGAATGATGGGAAAAGTCTGATTTCTGGGAGAATTGTGACTTTCTGTGTTTATGCAGTTCTGTCCGCTATTTCCTTAGATGGTGGCTTTGACGATGCAAAGAAGTGGAGAGCTGGTAGTCTGCCCTCTATAATTTGTAGTTTTTTCAGAAGGAAAGTTAGCGTGGACCCTGCTGTAGTGACAGTCATACCCTACATTTGACCCCCTAACAAAATAACTTGAAATGCTTAACACTTTACAGTTTATTAGATCCTTTTAGATATATTATTTAGCTATTCAACAAATGCTGAGGTTGTGATCAAACTGAAGTCTCTACCTTCATAGTGTTTTATTCTAGTGAGGCAGACAGGCAATAGAATTATAATTCCAGTTAGGGATAAGAGGATACAAGTGTAGAAAGTGGTGACTAAGGGGGCGGGTAGGGTTAAGGTTGGCTGGGAGGGGATATTTTAGATTGGGTGAAAGAGAAAGCCTctttgagaaagtgacatttgcaGAGACCTGAATGAACAAGGAAGTAATCCCTGCAGGTGTGGCAGGGAAGCTAGAGAGCAACAGGAGCCTTGAGATGGGAATGGCCTTAGCttgtttaaaaaggaacaaaaagatgGTATGTTGTGGTTGGAATGAGCACCCTGGAAGAAGTTGCGAGTGATGAAGTTAGAGCGAGATCCCCAGGCCAGATGGAATAGGGCCTGTAGGCCACAGTAAGGATTTTGGATTCTATTCGGAGTGTGATAAGAAACGTGTGGAGGATTTTGTTCAAGAGATTGAcattttatgtacatatttaaatGATTATTCCAGCTGCTATCTGGAAAATTGATGATAATGGAAGAAGAGTAGAAGCAAGCAAATGTTAGGATGTGTTTGCAGAAGTTCAGGCAAGACACCGTGATAGCTTGGAACAGGTGGTTATGatggaagaaatgagaaagattCATATTCAGTATGTATTTCGAAAAGGTAGAGCTAACAGAAATGCTAATGAATTGGCTATGGGGTGTGAGGAAAGAAGAATTAAGAATTTCAGTGTTTTTGCCCTCTCAGCAATTTTGTCACTGGTGTTTTCTGAGGTGGGGAAAACTAGGCAAAAAATAGGTTTGTTAAAATTAGAGAGTTCAATTTCTGCCAATTTAAGCTTGAGATACGcaagaaataaacaagtgaaGAGGTCAAATGGACAGTTCCATGTTGGAATGGGGAGCTAATGGGAAAAGTCAGGGAAAAGATAGATTTGTGAAACATCAGCATAGAGCCAAGGAGCTTCAAGCCAGACACCCTCTGAAAGGAGGTCTGTGTAGATAAGAAGGGGGCTCAGGACTGAATGCAATCCTAGGCAGCATGTAAAGGTAGAGCGGAGTAGGAGGGTCCggaaaaggaaattgagaagAATGCTCCTGGAAGCTAAAGGAAGAAAACGTTTTCAGTGAGGGAGTTACCGACTGTGGATGCTGCTGAGAGGTCCGGTAGACAGTGGAGATAATTGTTTCCAGTTTCATTAGAAAGGTGGAAAGGAAAGCCTGACAGGATGGGTTGGAGTGGGAGTGCGAGGTGAGGACTGTGGTTATGCAGCACTGAATGACACCTGATTGTCTTTCTAATGATTAATTCTGACatattcctccttttttttttttttttgcgttacgagggcctctcactgttgtggcctctcccgttgcggagcacaggctccggacgctcaggctcagcggccctggctcacaggcccagccgctccacagcatgtgggatcctcccggaccagggcacgaacctgtgtcccctgcatcggcaggcggactctcaaccactgcgccaccagggaagccccatattccTCCATTTTATGAATTATGCTAGCATCATCTAAATAAATACTTCATTACTTGTATATTTAAAAACTTGGTGCTTAGCCAATCAGCAGaagcctattttaaaaataccagaatACTCTTCTATTGACTTTGGTCAATAGAACCAAAGTCAAaaagcctattttaaaaataccagaatACTCTTCTATTGACTTTGGCATATTTAGTTGGAGATTGAAGTGAAATGCATTAATGGCTTTGTACCCTCTTACCGGATGTCACTTTGAAACACTATTTCTGGTACTGTCTGCAACATCACTGCTGCAGTGACAGATTCTAGCTGACAGTCAGACTCAGGAGACACAAATAGGCTTTAATCTAATACTGTGTTTACTGAGCTTTAAAGGATACAAGGCAGAAGATACAGTGGAGACAGAATCTTCATCTCATCTGGAGTCCTAGCCCCAGCATTTACTCAAATCCACTGCTTCCCCTGCCCTGCCATCTACAGTAGACAAGTATGGCTTCCACAGATAAAGGCAAACGGTGTTTTGGGTCACCTTGATATGTAAAAGCTTTAGCCCTTTTGCCCACCAATCTACTGTGTCATTCTGGTCACAGCCTTAAGGACTGCATACCAGCTAATAGCAGCGCCCAACCCAGTGCGACAGAGGAGACAGATGACTCTCCCCATTTGTCTTAATGCTCCTGTTTCCAAAAAACCATGTTATGGGAGACCGAGATTATTCTTAGGCAAGGCTGCATCACCCCAGGCCTCATGTTAAGCCTATGCTCATCTACTCATTTTTGTGTGCATACCTTTAGTGATTCAACTAAGATGAcacaattcattcaacaaatttttgaATGAGTACTGTGTACCAGGGACTGGGGATTCACCAGTaagcaaaagagacaaaaatctgATTTCATCAATCTTACATTCTAGGAAggataaagaataaacaaatgtataGTAATAGGGTTATGGGAGATCTCactgaggtgacatttgaacaagACTTAAGCAAGTGAGGAAGCAAGCCATGTTATCTAGGggataattttagaaagaatagCAAGATTCAAAAATCCCTCAGTTCAGTTTGCCAGCTGAGTTGTAGCTACAGCTAGAAAAGCAGCATGGCTGGAGCGGAGGGAGCAAAGAAGCATGCACAGTGACTTGAGGAATGAGGGGGTTGAAAGTTGCTGACCAAGAAATAAACACTGGGACAGGAAGGTCACCTGAAAAAGAGATGGTGGATTCTGTGACTTATCAGTTGAATTCTGCTTCTAGTaaacaaattaacatttttaaaaatcaagaatcaatttttatttcattagaagttgtattttaaaatgcaaataacttttttgaggtttttcaaaatgtttcagtTCCTAATGATATACTTTGAGATATAAATGTAGACATAAATTATACTATGATAATCTGGTTCTGCAGTTTAAGACATAAAATCCTGAAGCTGTGCTCCATAACATAGgaggtaaattatttttaaagtaaaaacaaggCCAAATGAGAAGTGAACgagaaagaactaaaaaaaaaaaaaaaaccactcaagAAGGCCAATGAAAGTTTCCTCAGCTGATGGTGAAAAATGAAGTGTTCCCCTGAAGTTTGTTCTCTGGCAGTCAAATTTGAGTCCATTTCCCTTCAATCAAAGGCTAAACTAAACATTTTTTCCGTATTACTAATTACTTGTACTGAGTTGATATTTACCTTTTCCCAGTTGACAGGAATGGAAACTGGAAGTGGAAATCAAGAAAAAGCACTGGAAGAGGaaagcactgaaaagaaaaaagaagtagaaaaaaagaaaaggtctcgGGTAAAACAGGTGCTTGCAGATATTGCAAAGCAGGTGGACTTCTGGTTTGGAGATGCAAATCTTCACAAGGATAGATTTCTTCGAGAGCAGATAGAAAAATCTAGAGATGGATGTAAGTTTGCTTCAGTGTATAATTGAACTAGTTTTAAGAGGTGTATCTACTTCTAAGATAGTGTATGTAATTCTATAATGTAGTGTATATATAGCATCAACTCCACTACGCTTGTGTAATGTGTATAATTTTACGAGAACTATTGTAGGCCACTTTTTATATAGCCTTTATATTTTTACAGTTAAAGACTCACTAGGTAGCAACTTCAAAGCAGATGAACATTTACCCACGCACGTTTATTTGAGAATGCATAGAGGTATGTGCAGGATTCAGACAGAAAGGCATTTTACCTAGTCTGCATTTCAAAACACCTTTGACTAGTTTTGAAGGGAAGTTGTATCAATTTTCTGTTATGAATGTATAACTGTGACCAGTAAGGCTGTGTCTAACTTAAGGGGCAGATTTAATTCATCCCAAGTACCATTTTATCCTGctggtttatatttttaatgttttctttttctttttctttttaatgtttatatttttaatgttttctttttaattatatttattcacTTTAACTTTGTTTTCATTAGATGTTGATATATCACTTCTCGTGtcattcaacaaaatgaaaaaattgacCACTGATGGAAAGTTAATAGCCAGAGCACTGAAAAATTCAGCTGTTGTAGAGGTAAGAATTGTTACAACTTATTATGTCACATTATATTGTATTAGTGTATTAACCTTATTTACTGTTTTAAAGCTGGATTTAGAAGGCACCCGAATCAGGAGAAAAAAGCCTCTGGGTGAAAGACCAAAGGATGAGGATGAGCGGACTGTGTATGTGGTGAGCCATTTTTCTGGAAAAGCTCAGAAGTGTTgtccccaaaaaaacaaaagaaacattttaatattcagttaagtaaaactttattttaagatttaacattttatttaatattgctTCTAATTTATCATAGGAATTACTTCCCAAAAATGTTAATCACAGCTGGATTGAAAGGGTATTTGGGAAATGTGGCAATGTTGTTTATATAAGTATACCACATTATAAGTCTACTGGAGATCCAAAGGGATTTGCCTTTGTGGAATTTGAGACAAAAGAACAAGCAGCAAAAGCTATTGAGGTAGGTCCAGaacctaaaacaaaggaaaagaaaataaccaaCTGTTTTAAATagtaacaaaattttatttcatttcagtttcttaataacCCACCGGAGGAAGCACCAAGAAAACCTGGTGTATTTCCCAAGACAGTGAAAAACAAGCCCATTCCTGCCCTTAGAGTAGCTGGtgagttattaaatatttttaaagtagatgtagttgaagtaaaataataaataataaaaagataaaattgttacagaagaaaagaaaaagaaaaagaagaagaaaggccgAATGAAGAAAGAAGACAGTATCCAGACCAAAGAGTCAAATATGGACCCAAGCAAGGAAAGCATCTGTAAAAAAAGGTCGAGGACCACATCTGAGGGCTCTGAAGTAGAGGTTACTGAAGCCCAAAAGCCAcccacaaagaagaagaaaaaacgaGAAAGAACTGAAGTATCCAGCTTACCTTTAGGCAaaacagggaagagaaagagaagtagcTCTGAAGATGCAGATTACCTAACTCCcaaatcaaaacttaaaaaagtggctcagaaagacattaaaaaagcTTCAGAAGtttgtaaagaaaacaaaggtaTTTCTAACTTTAAGCTTACGATTAGATAAAtaaggttctttttttcttaactcacgactttattttttaatttagaattagAAGTCTCTactgaagaggaaaaagacaCTGGAGATATAAAAGATGGATCCCTcttgaaagcaaaaagaaagcataagaaaaaacataaagagaGGCATAAAATGGGAGAAGAGGTTATACCATTACGAGTACTATCAAAGTAAGTCAGCGGTACAAATTATATTGTTGGCATTTGACACACTCCATCACCATTGCTAAAGTGCAATTCCAATTTGTATTGAACAGAGTTGCATATTAGCAACAGTAATGGCCTGAAGCCATGATCTGCAAACAAGTTGCTTTAACACGATTGGGGTTTAAAAAGGAACCACCACACTAAAACATGGAAGCACTTATTTTTTATCAAGTCACAGCAAGTGCCTCCATGTTAAAGTAGAGGGTGTTCCTTAATAGATTTAGAAGCACAGCTTTAATGTATCATAGACCGGCCATTCAGTTAAGTACTCCTGAAGTCTTCTtgaagttaaaatgaaaaaggaagactTACCAtcactaaaacatggaagcaCTTACTTTTTTAGTTTCAAAGCAAGTACATCCACGTTTAAGTGGTGGGGAGCCCAGtcttgggaagaaaaataaaaatcatgaatgTCCTTTGACCTGtaaaggaaatttagaaaataatctgGGATCAGAACAAACGCGTCAGTTTGGACCTGTCCGACAAAGATATATGAagttaaattaagtaaaatttcattgtaaggattatatatttttatcctttattcaaaatttaacaagcaatgctgtattttcattattttattttcagagctGCACTAGTAGCCAGTTTCAACAGTTTAATCCTATAAAAATAGATCTGAATCCTTGAAAGTGTCGGTTTGGGGACACCTCCACTGAAACATGGAAGCACTTACTTTTGTTTTACACAGCAGGTACCCCCATGTTAAAGCAAAGGGGATCCCCTTGGCTTCTGTAAATTAGAAAGGTTGCCATCTCGAATCCGGAGGCATAATTTGGATTCACTTCTACTAAAACATGGAAGCACTTACTATTTTAAAAGTCACAGAAAGTACTTCCATGTTAAAGTTAAAGGGAGTCCATCTACTCAAGGGGTGAGAGATAAGTAGAAGAAAGCAAATGGCATACCTTTTAGAAGAGAGTTTTTCTTAACCTTCCTGGATTATTTTCCAAAGAATCCAGTTTTCCTCTTGGAGGGTTAAAAGGCAAGGACTTTGGGTACTTCTATTTATACTATTCTTAACTCCTGAATTCCTTTTGCCTTTTTATCTCAGAGAATCATTACAAGAGCCCTTTGTTATTCTAATGTATCAGCTCTCAGGGAATGTATGGTCCTGGGTGGGtctggatacttttttttttttttgaagtatacagATGTCAATGTTAACAGCTAAAACCATTACCACAGATattctcctctttaaaaaaaaaaaaaaaatcccctatcTGCTTGTTTGATGGCATAGATTAGGGTAACAATGAGTACTCCTGCAGAGCCAGGCGAGGCATTGTGTTTCTATCTGGAGGAGCTCTAGCTGTTTGAAGAAACATCTTACACGTTAAATGTATGTAAATAAATTGCTTCCATggggtgtttttttcttcttagaaattCCTTTTGACTCAAGTAAATACTAAGGAATGTTGTCTCTCAAATTGGAAGCAGTTTAAcaaatctttaaattttaatttctcattttttccccaaagttgaCTGACTTTTCTAGTAAATGTTACTAGTTAATTAATTCAATACTTTTAGTTTCATCAATTCAGATATTTGAAACATACTCAAGAATTGAATCatcaaatataaaacatttaatctGAATGTTGGGGCAAAGGGAACTCCCCTTTGTTTGCCAGATGGACTTAGAACTCAGGAAATAATTTGAGTGTAagtgtttaaagaaagaaaggttgGGAGGAGGAGTGATTGTAAGTCACTGAATGTCTGTATTAGAtacttactttttatttaatgatCTATTGTCACTATTTTAAAACTACAGTGTTTTTTCATT
Coding sequences within it:
- the LARP7 gene encoding la-related protein 7 isoform X4 — protein: METGSGNQEKALEEESTEKKKEVEKKKRSRVKQVLADIAKQVDFWFGDANLHKDRFLREQIEKSRDGYVDISLLVSFNKMKKLTTDGKLIARALKNSAVVEELLPKNVNHSWIERVFGKCGNVVYISIPHYKSTGDPKGFAFVEFETKEQAAKAIEFLNNPPEEAPRKPGVFPKTVKNKPIPALRVAEEKKKKKKKKGRMKKEDSIQTKESNMDPSKESICKKRSRTTSEGSEVEVTEAQKPPTKKKKKRERTEVSSLPLGKTGKRKRSSSEDADYLTPKSKLKKVAQKDIKKASEVCKENKELEVSTEEEKDTGDIKDGSLLKAKRKHKKKHKERHKMGEEVIPLRVLSKTQWLDLKKEYLALQKASMASLKKTISQIKLESEMETNHGVPTKSEMKNEKTDSEEGGPQEKVNAAGPQFVSGVIVKIISAEPLPGRKQVRDTLAVISEVVYVDLLEGDTECHARFKTPDDAQAVINAYTEIKKKHCWKLEILSGDHEQRYWQKILVDRQAKLNQPREKKRGTEKLITKAEKIRLEKTQQASKHIRFSEYD
- the LARP7 gene encoding la-related protein 7 isoform X2, with amino-acid sequence METGSGNQEKALEEESTEKKKEVEKKKRSRVKQVLADIAKQVDFWFGDANLHKDRFLREQIEKSRDGYVDISLLVSFNKMKKLTTDGKLIARALKNSAVVELDLEGTRIRRKKPLGERPKDEDERTVYVELLPKNVNHSWIERVFGKCGNVVYISIPHYKSTGDPKGFAFVEFETKEQAAKAIEFLNNPPEEAPRKPGVFPKTVKNKPIPALRVAEEKKKKKKKKGRMKKEDSIQTKESNMDPSKESICKKRSRTTSEGSEVEVTEAQKPPTKKKKKRERTEVSSLPLGKTGKRKRSSSEDADYLTPKSKLKKVAQKDIKKASEVCKENKELEVSTEEEKDTGDIKDGSLLKAKRKHKKKHKERHKMGEEVIPLRVLSKTQWLDLKKEYLALQKASMASLKKTISQIKLESEMETNHGVPTKSEMKNEKTDSEEGGPQEKVNAAGPQFVSGVIVKIISAEPLPGRKQVRDTLAVISEVVYVDLLEGDTECHARFKTPDDAQAVINAYTEIKKKHCWKLEILSGDHEQRYWQKILVDRQAKLNQPREKKRGTEKLITKAEKIRLEKTQQASKHIRFSEYD
- the LARP7 gene encoding la-related protein 7 isoform X1, whose translation is METGSGNQEKALEEESTEKKKEVEKKKRSRVKQVLADIAKQVDFWFGDANLHKDRFLREQIEKSRDGYVDISLLVSFNKMKKLTTDGKLIARALKNSAVVEVRIVTTYYVTLYCISVLTLFTVLKLDLEGTRIRRKKPLGERPKDEDERTVYVELLPKNVNHSWIERVFGKCGNVVYISIPHYKSTGDPKGFAFVEFETKEQAAKAIEFLNNPPEEAPRKPGVFPKTVKNKPIPALRVAEEKKKKKKKKGRMKKEDSIQTKESNMDPSKESICKKRSRTTSEGSEVEVTEAQKPPTKKKKKRERTEVSSLPLGKTGKRKRSSSEDADYLTPKSKLKKVAQKDIKKASEVCKENKELEVSTEEEKDTGDIKDGSLLKAKRKHKKKHKERHKMGEEVIPLRVLSKTQWLDLKKEYLALQKASMASLKKTISQIKLESEMETNHGVPTKSEMKNEKTDSEEGGPQEKVNAAGPQFVSGVIVKIISAEPLPGRKQVRDTLAVISEVVYVDLLEGDTECHARFKTPDDAQAVINAYTEIKKKHCWKLEILSGDHEQRYWQKILVDRQAKLNQPREKKRGTEKLITKAEKIRLEKTQQASKHIRFSEYD
- the LARP7 gene encoding la-related protein 7 isoform X3 codes for the protein METGSGNQEKALEEESTEKKKEVEKKKRSRVKQVLADIAKQVDFWFGDANLHKDRFLREQIEKSRDGYVDISLLVSFNKMKKLTTDGKLIARALKNSAVVELDLEGTRIRRKKPLGERPKDEDERTVYVELLPKNVNHSWIERVFGKCGNVVYISIPHYKSTGDPKGFAFVEFETKEQAAKAIEFLNNPPEEAPRKPGVFPKTVKNKPIPALRVAEKKKKKKKKGRMKKEDSIQTKESNMDPSKESICKKRSRTTSEGSEVEVTEAQKPPTKKKKKRERTEVSSLPLGKTGKRKRSSSEDADYLTPKSKLKKVAQKDIKKASEVCKENKELEVSTEEEKDTGDIKDGSLLKAKRKHKKKHKERHKMGEEVIPLRVLSKTQWLDLKKEYLALQKASMASLKKTISQIKLESEMETNHGVPTKSEMKNEKTDSEEGGPQEKVNAAGPQFVSGVIVKIISAEPLPGRKQVRDTLAVISEVVYVDLLEGDTECHARFKTPDDAQAVINAYTEIKKKHCWKLEILSGDHEQRYWQKILVDRQAKLNQPREKKRGTEKLITKAEKIRLEKTQQASKHIRFSEYD